gcccccaccacaccccaaccccaccaccaacaccccataCCCCCTACCTTCAAAATTCTTACCCAGTCCTTACACACAGATGTTGTCTAACGAACGTATgatgcatcaatgtgtgtgtgtgtgtgtgtgtgtgcgcgtgtgtgtttgcgcgggcgcatgtgtgtgtgtgcgtgtgagtgtttgtatgtgtgtgtgtgtgcgtgcatgtgtgtgtgtgtgtgtgtgtgtgtatgtgtatgtgcgtgtgcgtgtgtgtatgtgtgtgcgcgtgtgcgtgcgtgtaagtgtatgtgtgtgtgtgtgtgcgtgtgtgtgtgtgtgtatgtgtgtgtgcgtacatgtaagcgtatgtgtgtgtgtgtgtgtgcgcgcgcgcgcgcgcgtgtatgtgtatgtgtgtgtgtgagtgtgcgtgtgcgtgtgtatgtgtgtgtgcgtgcgtgtatgtctgtgtgtgtgtgtacatgtgtgtgtgtgtgtgtgtgtgtgtgtgtgtgtgtgtgtgtgtgtgcgtgccttccTCAGGTGGCTGCCATCAGGACAGGAAGGCGGTGCTTTCTGATAACAGTTCCCGCAGGTCTGGACTTCGCAAACGCCTCGGAGATAGTGATCGATCGTGACGTAAGCGTGTTCATTGTCCTTTCAATCAAACAGATTcacgcatacgaacacacacacacacacacacacacatacatacacacacatacacgcacatgcatacacacacgcgcgcgcacgcacgcacacccacacaaacacacacatgcacacacaaacactcatacacacagacacacacactcacacaaacacactcacacaaacacacactctctctctctctctctctcacacacacacacccaaacactcacacaaacacacacatacaaacacacacacacacacacacacacacacacacacaaacacacacatacaaacacacacacacacacacacacacacacacacacacaatcactcacacacacacacacgcacacgcacacacaaacacaaacacgcacacaaacacaaacacacgcacgcacacgcacacgcacacacacacacacacacacacacacacacacacacacacacacacacacacacacacaaagacatattcacacacacacacacacacacacacacacacacacattcacacaattacacacatacaaacactcacacacacacacaatcactcacacacacacacacgcacacgcacacacaaacacaaacacgcacacgcacacaaacacacgcacgcacacgcacacacacacacacacacacacacacacacaaacacacccacccacacacacacacacacacacaaagacatattcacacacacacacacacacacattcacacaattacacacatacaaacacacacacacacacacacacacacacacacacacactcacacacaaacacaaacacgcacacacacacactctctctctctcacacacacgcacacacacacacactcacttacaaacactcacacacaaacactcacacacatacacacacagagagactctctctctctctctctctctctcacacacacacacacacacacacacacacacacacacacacacacacacacacacacacacacacacacgcacgcccacacaaacacacacatacaaactcacacacacacacacaaacacacacaaacagacacacgcacgcacatgacaaacactctcacacacacacacacgcacgcgcacacacaaatgaacactgtTAGGTACATTACTGTTGATGAGTCTTAAATTTGGTAGTCTGCCAAAGGAAAAAAATGCATTTATGGGTGGATAACTGTGGGTGCGATGtcactgtatatatatgtgtgtgtatatatatatagagagagagagagagggagagagagagagagagagatttgtaggCAATATATTTTTAAAGGAGCGAAAAAcagacacatatccacacacacacacacacacacacacacacacacactttttcccgcACACAGGCACAATATATTTTTAAAGGAGCGGATAAACagacacatatcaacacacacacacacacacacacacacacacacacacacacacaaacacacacacacacacacacacacgcacaaaacacacacacacacaaacacacacacacacacacacgcacaaaatacacacacacacacacacaaacatgcacacacgcacacacacacacacacacacacacacacaaacacacaaacacacacacacacaaacacacacacacacacacatacacacacaaacacacacacacacacacacacaaacacacacacacacacaaacacacacacacaaacacacacacaggcacaaaacacacacacacacacacacacacaaacacacacacacacaaacacacaaacacacacacacacacacacacacacacacacacacacatctcgtcaTGTCCACGTCctcacacagaacagcacagtgacGGACGCACTGACCAAGGTCCAGCTGAATGGAACCCAGGACCCACTGACCAGAGACGAGGTTGCGACCACGGCCCCCAGTGTCCGGCGCTTCTGTAGAGGGGCTCGCATCGTCCAGACAGAAGACGCTGATGGTCAGTGCCTGCTTTGTGTCCGTGCCGTTGTATCGTCCTGTGTCttttggttaactcactcagtacggccagtcctcttttctcctctacacagacccctcggatgtccagtgggtgtctgaatgacccaacctttagcttccgtcgtcagaattgtggtattctttgtcaacattcacctcttcagtataagagccttccgcttgcaatattttgatgatggtaatatgggtgaaacgctgttaacgtcgtctctttcgccgttcgtatggagagagttaatgcatctGTGTACAAATGTTGTTGTATGTGATGCGTAAGTATTGCCTTGTGTTTAATGGTCAGGGCATCTTAATGGCCATGTTGTTGTATGTGGTGCgtatgtattgtcttgtgtttaaTGGTCAGGGCATCTTAATGCCCATGTTGTTGTAGGTGGTGCATAAGTATTGCCTTGTGTTTAATGGTCATGGCATCTTAATGCCCACGTTGTTGTATGTGGTGCGTAAGTATTGCCTTGTGTTTAATGGTCAGGGCATCTTAATGCCCATGTTGTTGTATGTGGTGCGTAAGTATTGTCTTGTGTTTAATGGTCAGGGCATCTTAATGGCCATGTTGTTGTATGTGGTGCGTAAGTATTGTCTTGTGTTTAATGGTCAGGGCATCTTAATGCCCATGTTGTTGTATGTGGTGCGTAAGTATTGTCTTGTGTTTAATGGTCAGGGCATCTTAATGCCCATGTTGTTGTATGTGGTGCGTAAGTATTGCCTTGTGTTTAATGGTCAGGGCATCTTAATGCCCATGTTGTTGTATGTGGTGCGTAAGTATTGTCTTGTGTTTAATGGTCAGGGCATCTTAATGGCCATGTTGTTGTATGTGGTGCGTAAGTATTGTCTTGTGTTTAATGGTCAGGGCATCTTAATGCCCATGTTGTTGTATGTGGTGCGTAAGTATTGTCTTGTGTTTAATGGTCAGGGCATCTTAATGCCCATGTTGTTGTATGTGGTGCGTAAGTATTGCCTTGTGTTTAATGGTCAGGGCATCTTAATGCCCATGTTGTTGTATGTGGTGCGTAAGTATTGCCTTGTGTTTAATGGTCAGGGCATCTTAATGCCCATGTTGTTGTATGTGGTGCGTAAGTATTGTCTTGTGTTTAATGGTCAGGGCATCTTAATGCCCATGTTGTTGTATGTGGTGCGTAAGTATTGTCTTGTGTTTAATGGTCAGGGCATCTTAATGCCCATGTTGTTGTATGTGGTGCGTAAGTATTGTCTTGTGTTTAATGGTCAGGGCATCTTAATGCCCATGTTGTTGTATGTGGTGCGTAAGTATTGCCTTGTGTTTAATGGTCAGGGCATCTTAATGCCCATGTTGTTGTATGTGGTGCGTTAGTATTGTCTTGCGTTTAATGGTAGCGCATTTTTGTGCTcatgttgttgtatgttgtgcaTAAGTATTGTCTTGTGTTTAATGGTCATGGCATCTTATGCCCATGTTGTTGTATGTGGTGCGTAAGTATTGCCTTGTGTTTAATGGTCAGGTCATCTTAATGCCCATGTTGTTGTATGTGGTGCGtaagtattgtcttgtgttgaatGTTATATGTgcgttgacataagtttacatttgggccaacagcaaagtgagagctgcattttaacaaagcttgacagctgcagccaactttcccGAGCAATAGGAAATTAACTTACCTTTGTCCCTTGAGGAAGTTTGAAGAGAACAAGTTCACTGTGTTGTTGAGACATAAACTGAATTTGTGTGACTGAGAGCGTCGAATCTGAAATATTTGGTGtcggggagtgtttttcacttaGAAATTTAGTGGTGAAGTAGCTTCATagattgatataagtttacatttgggccaacagcaaagtgagagctgtattgtcaatggtttctccagtcagtgggaaaccatttacagcttagtcttttgtgaaggactatgactctcaaactaggaggcaaaattgcactggcttttagtgctgcagcattgtgggctagttggcctttggggaccatcccaacgccgactgtcctaaaaccctcttggccgagagagtggggatgtacttgggcaagacactgtccactataatcaaattctagccaaaatagtcggaacagcagttgcctcctctgccgttctgatggtcatagttggacacgactgactatcatatatatatgtatgtgacgTCACGTATCTTATGGTTAATGCATCTGTGTATATATGTTATCGTGTCTGATGTGTAGGTATTGTCTTGTGTTTAATGatcagtgcatgtttgtgtgtatgttgttgtatgCAGGGCGTATGCATTGTCTTGTATATTATAGTTTAATCATCTTTGTGCCAATATTGTTATAATCACTATACATCTCACTTGTACGTTCCCAATGCTCCGTTTATCACCAGTCTGACGCTATCCATGCTCTGTCTATCACCAGACTGACGTAATCCATGCTCTGTTTATCACCAGACTGACGTTATCCATACTCTGTTTATCACCAGTCTGACGCTATCCATGCTCTGTTTATCACCAGTCTGACGTTGTCCATGCTCTGTTTATCACAAGCCTGACGTAATCCTAGCTCCGTTTATCACCAGTCTGACGTTATCCATGCTCTTTATATCACCAGACTGACATAATCCATGCTCCGTTTATCACCAGACTGAGGTAATCCCAGCTCTGTTTATCACCAGTCTGACGCTATCCATGCTCTGTTTATCACCAGTCTGACGCTATCCATGCTCTGTTTATCACCAGTCTGACGCTATCCTAGCTCTGTTTATCACCACTCTGACGCTATCCATGCTCTGTTTATCACCAGTCTGATGCTATCCTAGCTCTGTTTATCACCAGACTGATGTTATCCATGCTCTGTTTATCACCAGTATGACGCTATCCATGCTCTGTTTATCACCAGTCTGACGCTATCCTAGCTCTGTTTATCACCAGACTGATGTTATCCATGCTCTGTTTATCACCAGTCTGACGCTATCCTAGCTCTATTTATCACCAGACTGACGTAATCCATGCTCTGTTTATCACCAGTCTGACGTTATCCTAGCTCTGTTTATCACCAGACTGATGTTATCCATGCTCTGTTTATCACCAGTCTGACGCTATCCTAGCTCTGTTTATCACCAGACTGATGTTATCCATGCTCTGTTTATCACCAGTCTGACGTTATCATAGCTCTGTTTATCACCAATCTGATGTTATCCTAGCTCTGTTTATCACTAGACTGGTGTTATCCGTGCTCTGTTTATCACCAGTCTGACGCTATCCTAGCTCTGTTGATCACCAGACTGATGTTATCCATGCTCTGTTTATCACCAGTCTGACGCTATCCATGCTCTATTTATCACCAGTCTGACGTTGTCCTAGCTCTGTTTATCACCAGTCTGATGTTATCCATCCTCTGTTTATCACCAGACTGATGTTATCCATGCTCTGTTTATCACCAGTCTGATGTTATCCATGCTCTGTTTATCACCAGTCTGATGTTATCCATGCTCTGTTTATCACCAATCTGATGTTATCCATGCTCTGGTTATCACCAGACTGATGTTATCCATGCTCTGTTTATCACCAGTCTGACGTTGTCCATGCTCTGTTTATCACCAGTCTGACGCTATCCTAGCTCTGTTTATCACCAGACTGACGTTATCCATGCTCTTTATATCACCAGACTGACATAATCCATGCTCTGTTTATCACCAGACTGACGTTATCCATGCTCTTTATATCACCAGACTGACATAATCCATGCTCTGTTTATCACCAATCTGATGTTATCCTAGCTCTGTTTATCACTAGACTGGTGTTATCCATGCTCTGTTTATCACCAGTCTGACGCTATCCTAGCTCTGTTGATCACCAGACTGATGTTATCCATGCTCTGTTTATCACCAGTCTGACGCTATCCATGCTCTGTTTATCACTAGACTGGTGTTATCCATGCTCTGTTTATCACCAGTCTGATGCTATCCTAGCTCTGTTGATCACCAGACTGATGTTATCCATGCTCTGTTTATCACCAGTCTGACGCTATCCTAGCTCTGTTTATCACCTGACTGATGTTATCCATGCTCTGTTTATCACCAGTATGACGTTATCCATGCTCATTTTATCACCAGACTGACGTAATCCATGCTCCATTTATCACCAAACTGACGTAATCCATGCTCTGTTTATCACCAGTCTGACGCTATCCTAGCTCTGTTTATCACTAGACTGGTGTTATCCATGCTCTGTTGATCACCAGACTGATGTTATCCATGCTCTGTTTATCTCCAGTCTGACGCTATCCATGCTCTGTTTATCACCTGACTGATGTTATCCATGCTCTGTTTATCACCAGTATGACGTTATCCATGCTCCATTTATCACCAGACTGACGTAATCCATGCTCTGTTTATCACCAGTCTGACGTTATCCTAGCTCTGTTTATCACTAGACTGGTGTTATCCATGCTCTGTTTATCACCAGTCTGACGCTATCCTAGCTCTGTTTATCACCAGACTGATGTTATCCATGCTCTGTTTATCACCAGTATGACGTTATCCATGCTCATTTTATCACCAGACTGACGTAATCCATGCTCCATTTATCACCAAACTGACGTAATCCATGCTCTGTTTATCACCAGTCTGACGTTATCCTAGCTCTGTTTATCACTAGACTGGTGTTATCCATGCTCTGTTTATCACCAGTCTGATGCTATCCTAGCTCTGTTTATCCCCAGTCTGACAAAATCCATGCTCTGTTTCAGCCGCCACATTCCCTGCTCTTGGAGCCGAAGAAGAAGGACAGAAGGTGGCCACCGTGCTGACCTTGAACTCTGAGGTCAAGGTTTTGATGGCAACCCGTTCTTCTCCCGGAGGCGGGAACGGAAAAGGCAGAGGAGgcggaaaaggaagaggaaagggTGGACGAGGTGGAAACGGAAGAGGAAGTGGTGGACGAGGCGGAAACGGAAGAGGAAGTGGTGGACGAGGCGGAAacggaagaggtggaagaggtggacgAGGTGGAACCAGACGCGGGTAATCCCAGACGATGAGACagcaacgtttttgttttttgttgttgtttttttcttttctggacactgagccgatttttttttttttttttttttttttttttttggtcacgggTCATTCGGACATTTGTCAGTGGATGTAGGGGATGATATAAAGCATCTCCGGAGattcaactgatttttttttttttaactcactcagtacggccagtcctc
The DNA window shown above is from Babylonia areolata isolate BAREFJ2019XMU chromosome 29, ASM4173473v1, whole genome shotgun sequence and carries:
- the LOC143274738 gene encoding uncharacterized protein LOC143274738, with the translated sequence MKVLFYFTVIAALVFIFGADARRGGRGRGKGPGGKRPPGPPRQPANVSRWERDVGGVAVSQKGVVVDSEERKTVVVMTFGPEARNASVTRGAVMYDFTNASDAVAAIRTGRRCFLITVPAGLDFANASEIVIDRDNSTVTDALTKVQLNGTQDPLTRDEVATTAPSVRRFCRGARIVQTEDADAATFPALGAEEEGQKVATVLTLNSEVKVLMATRSSPGGGNGKGRGGGKGRGKGGRGGNGRGSGGRGGNGRGSGGRGGNGRGGRGGRGGTRRG